In one Bosea sp. RAC05 genomic region, the following are encoded:
- a CDS encoding YHS domain-containing (seleno)protein has product MTMIPSRRTALATAALGLAWASLASPALAQSRTGGAPNSMYAGIGLKGYDPVAYFTGGKAERGLDTITATNAGLTWRFANAAHKAAFEKEPAKYLPQYGGFCAWGVANGKLFDIDPADGWTITDGKLFVVFNGDILKLFKADQTALVAKAVQNWPKLNQ; this is encoded by the coding sequence ATGACCATGATCCCGTCGCGCCGGACCGCGCTGGCCACCGCCGCCCTCGGGCTCGCCTGGGCGAGCCTGGCATCCCCCGCCCTCGCGCAATCGCGCACCGGCGGCGCGCCGAACTCGATGTATGCCGGCATCGGCCTCAAGGGCTACGATCCGGTCGCCTACTTCACCGGCGGCAAGGCCGAGAGGGGCCTCGACACCATCACCGCGACGAATGCGGGGCTGACCTGGCGCTTTGCCAATGCCGCCCACAAGGCGGCCTTCGAGAAAGAACCCGCGAAGTACCTGCCCCAGTACGGCGGCTTCTGCGCCTGGGGGGTGGCGAACGGCAAGCTCTTCGACATCGATCCCGCCGATGGCTGGACGATTACCGACGGCAAGCTGTTCGTCGTGTTCAACGGCGACATCCTGAAGCTGTTCAAGGCGGACCAGACCGCCCTCGTCGCGAAGGCCGTGCAGAACTGGCCGAAGCTCAACCAGTAA
- a CDS encoding LysR family transcriptional regulator, which produces MDRLESMSILLEVVKAGSFSAAGRKLGVPLATVSRKISDLETFLGTRIFNRSTRQFALTEAGLTYVEACERILEELREAEKAVAGEYRAPRGNLTIASPVVFGRMHLVPVVAEFLKAYPEIDARIVLADRVPERMIDLVKEHIDLAVRIGRLPDSSMHASKIGSAQFAVCGSPRYFAERGTPSVPEDLAAHLCVTFEGLNSPTEWSFVRDEVALVAPIHSRLIVNTAQAAIEAVTEGFGVTRVLSYQIRDLVESGKLVQILHQFMPTQYDVNIVYANQPYLPQKIRAFLDFAAPRLKSRLG; this is translated from the coding sequence ATGGATCGTCTGGAATCGATGTCGATCCTTCTCGAGGTCGTCAAAGCGGGCAGCTTCTCTGCGGCAGGGCGAAAACTCGGCGTGCCCCTTGCCACGGTCAGTCGCAAGATCTCGGATCTCGAAACCTTCCTGGGGACCCGCATCTTCAATCGGTCGACCCGGCAGTTCGCGCTGACCGAGGCGGGCTTGACCTATGTGGAGGCCTGCGAGCGGATTCTGGAGGAGTTGCGAGAGGCGGAGAAAGCCGTCGCGGGCGAATACAGAGCGCCGCGCGGGAATCTCACGATTGCCTCGCCGGTGGTTTTCGGACGGATGCACCTCGTCCCGGTGGTGGCCGAATTCCTCAAGGCCTACCCCGAGATCGATGCCCGCATCGTGCTGGCGGATCGCGTGCCTGAGCGGATGATCGACCTCGTCAAGGAGCACATCGATCTGGCCGTCCGGATTGGACGCCTGCCGGACAGTTCCATGCACGCGTCGAAGATCGGTTCGGCGCAGTTCGCCGTCTGTGGCAGCCCTCGCTATTTTGCCGAGCGAGGCACGCCATCAGTTCCCGAAGATCTGGCCGCCCATCTCTGCGTCACCTTCGAGGGGCTGAATTCACCCACCGAATGGAGCTTTGTCCGGGACGAGGTCGCTCTCGTGGCGCCGATTCATTCCCGACTGATCGTCAACACGGCGCAAGCGGCGATCGAGGCGGTAACCGAGGGTTTCGGCGTAACGCGCGTGCTGTCATATCAGATAAGAGACTTGGTCGAATCCGGGAAACTGGTTCAGATTCTGCATCAATTCATGCCGACACAGTATGACGTCAACATTGTATACGCAAATCAGCCGTATCTGCCGCAGAAGATCCGCGCCTTTCTGGATTTCGCGGCCCCGCGGTTGAAGTCGCGACTAGGCTAG
- a CDS encoding carboxymuconolactone decarboxylase family protein: MPRLAIPASIEASPAAAQPLLEAVKKQIGVVPNLFRLVSNSPAALEGYLGLSGALGKGTLPAPTRERIALAVAEINGCDYCLSAHTYIGKNMAKLDDAEMTANRSGASNDPKADAALRFAAEVVRRRGHVSDDDVRAIKAAGYDDAQIVEIVLHVALNTWTNYVNSVAETTIDFPVVTARKAA; this comes from the coding sequence ATGCCCCGCCTTGCCATCCCCGCATCCATCGAAGCCTCGCCGGCTGCCGCCCAGCCGCTTCTCGAAGCTGTCAAGAAGCAGATCGGCGTCGTGCCGAACCTGTTTCGCCTCGTCTCGAACAGCCCCGCCGCCCTGGAAGGCTATCTCGGCCTGTCGGGTGCCCTGGGCAAGGGCACCCTGCCTGCCCCGACGCGCGAGCGGATCGCTCTCGCCGTCGCCGAGATCAACGGCTGCGACTACTGCCTCTCGGCCCACACCTATATCGGCAAGAACATGGCCAAGCTGGACGATGCCGAGATGACCGCCAATCGCAGCGGCGCATCGAACGATCCCAAGGCCGATGCCGCCCTGCGCTTCGCCGCCGAGGTCGTCCGTCGACGGGGCCATGTGAGCGACGACGACGTCCGCGCGATCAAGGCTGCAGGGTATGACGACGCGCAGATCGTCGAGATCGTGCTGCACGTCGCCCTGAACACCTGGACGAACTATGTCAACAGCGTCGCCGAGACGACCATCGATTTCCCTGTCGTCACCGCCCGCAAGGCCGCCTGA